The sequence below is a genomic window from Andreesenia angusta.
TAATCTGTATACGTACCTGGGTCTAAAACAGGATTACCATTCTCTCCCGAATCATCAACATCAAAGCTTGATAACAAGACAATAGTATTCTCAGGTTTAATTCCACTTGCCGATCCTTTACCAGTTTCCAAATAAAGCGTAACAAGAGAATCGGATTTGTCTTCGTCATACCATATTTTTGTTAGAGTAGCTGCAGGAAAGTCAAAATTATTCTTTACAGTATCTATTGCTTTATCTACTTCTTCTTTGGTAAATTTAGTATACTGCCCAGTATCTGTTGTTAACTTATTAGTTTCAGGGCTTTGTTTACAAGCTACTAAAGAAAATACCAATAATATTATACAAAATGACATTATGATTTTTTTCATAAAAACGCCTCCTTTTAATTAGTTTACAGTATCTAACAACTGTGAACTACCCATATTATACCCAATTCCAAGCAAGAAACCAAATATCTCCACTATATAAAGATTTTATTTACGACCATGCCTATAATAGATGCGATATAAGCATAATTGTAAGAAAAGTCGAAAGTGGAGGTAAAAGCATGAGCAGCAGGG
It includes:
- a CDS encoding DUF4829 domain-containing protein encodes the protein MKKIIMSFCIILLVFSLVACKQSPETNKLTTDTGQYTKFTKEEVDKAIDTVKNNFDFPAATLTKIWYDEDKSDSLVTLYLETGKGSASGIKPENTIVLLSSFDVDDSGENGNPVLDPGTYTDYQWVLIRDNPTSDWRIDGRGY